From Hippoglossus stenolepis isolate QCI-W04-F060 chromosome 19, HSTE1.2, whole genome shotgun sequence, the proteins below share one genomic window:
- the enosf1 gene encoding mitochondrial enolase superfamily member 1: MKHRIVSVTVRDVRFPTSLEQHGSDAMHTDPDYSAAYVVIDTDCGLQGFGFTFTLGKGTDIVVCAVQALSGLVVGKSLQEIVSDFRGFYRLLSSDGQMRWLGPEKGVIHLATAAVLNAVWDLWARVEGKPLWKLLVDMDPEQIVSCIDFRYITDALTEKEALEILVKAQEGKQRREDQMLREGYPAYTTSCAWLGYSDQQLKQLCTDALKSGWTKFKVKVGADLEDDIRRCRLIREMIGPNNTLMIDANQRWDVGEAISWVTSLSEFKPLWIEEPTSPDDILGHATISKALAPLGIGVATGEQCHNRVMFKQFLQASALQFVQIDSCRLGSVNENLAVLLMAHKFQVPVCPHAGGVGLCELVQHLILFDFVCVSASLDNRMCEFVDHLHEHFTSPVVIQDAHYMPPKDPGYSCEMLDSSVRKHQFPEGDVWKLLANK; this comes from the exons atgaaacacaggatCGTGAGTGTGACGGTCCGGGATGTTCGATTCCCGACGTCTCTGGAGCAGCATGGCTCAGACGCAATG CACACTGACCCGGACTATTCAGCCGCTTATGTTGTCATCGACACGGACTGTGGCCTCCAGGGCTTCGGCTTCACGTTCACTTTGGGAAAAGGCACCGACAttg TGGTGTGTGCTGTGCAGGCCCTGTCAGGACTGGTTGTTGGGAAAAGCTTGCAGGAGATTGTGAGCGACTTCCGAGGGTTTTACCGCCTGCTGTCCAGTGACGGACAGATGAGATGG TTGGGACCAGAGAAAGGCGTGATCCACCTCGCCACTGCTGCAGTTCTGAACGCTGTCTGGGACCTGTGGGCGAGGGTGGAGGGCAAG CCGCTGTGGAAACTCCTCGTTGACATG GATCCCGAGCAGATCGTGTCATGCATCGACTTCAGATACATCACCGACGCTCTGACAGAGAAGGAGGCTCTGG AAATACTGGTGAAGGCACAAGAGGGGAAGCAGCGGAGAG AGGATCAGATGCTGAGGGAGGGTTATCCTGCGTACACCACCTCCTGCGCCTGGCTCGGATACTCGGACCAGCAGCTCAAACAG cTCTGCACTGACGCACTTAAAAGCGGCTGGACCAAGTTTAAGGTGAAAGTCGGCGCCGATCTTGAGGACGACATCCGCAGGTGTCGACTCATCCGGGAAATGATCGGACCAAACAACACGTTG atgATCGATGCCAACCAGAGATGGGATGTGGGCGAGGCCATCAGCTGGGTGACCAGCCTCTCTGAGTTCAAACCTCTTTGGATCGAAGAGCCCACGTCTCCGGACGACATCCTGGGTCACGCTACCATCTCCAAG GCTTTGGCTCCACTCGGGATCGGAGTGGCAACAGGGGAGCAG TGTCATAACAGGGTGATGTTTAAGCAGTTCCTCCAGGCGTCGGCTCTGCAGTTTGTCCAGATCGACAGCTGTCGGCTGGGCAGCGTCAACGAAAACCTGGCTGTGCTGCTGATGGCCCACAAGTTCCAGG TGCCCGTGTGTCCTCACGCCGGAGGAGTCGGCCTGTGTGAGCTCGTCCAGCATCTGATTCTCTTCGACTTcgtctgtgtgtctgcgagTCTCGACAACCG GATGTGTGAATTCGTGGATCACCTCCACGAACACTTCACCAGCCCTGTGGTGATTCAGGATGCCCACTACATGCCCCCAAAG GATCCGGGCTACTCCTGTGAGATGCTGGACTCGTCCGTGCGGAAACACCAGTTCCCTGAAGGAGACGTGTGGAAGCTGCTGGCGAACAAATGA